In the Oceanispirochaeta sp. genome, one interval contains:
- a CDS encoding MarR family transcriptional regulator, which translates to MNRESGEETFSSPFIPHYFYRFNYLLMKDFRPECLENLKLNKTNGKTLMVLFRKGSRTMSELVQHMNIEKGSMTSVVDHLIQRDLAVRERDQMDRRRVIINLSEDGRTLARELEGEMNNYILFKLNLLGEERKNAVKDFVSIAKESIEIWENQCET; encoded by the coding sequence ATGAACAGGGAATCAGGTGAAGAGACTTTCTCATCCCCATTTATTCCGCATTACTTTTACAGATTCAACTATCTGCTGATGAAGGACTTCAGGCCGGAATGCCTGGAAAACCTTAAGCTGAACAAGACCAACGGCAAGACGCTGATGGTTCTGTTTCGCAAAGGCAGTCGGACCATGAGCGAACTGGTGCAGCATATGAATATAGAAAAAGGGTCCATGACTTCTGTGGTGGATCACCTCATTCAAAGGGATCTGGCCGTGAGAGAACGGGATCAGATGGACCGCCGCAGGGTGATCATCAATCTGAGTGAGGACGGCCGGACCCTGGCACGGGAACTGGAAGGGGAAATGAATAACTACATCCTGTTTAAACTGAACCTGCTGGGTGAAGAGAGAAAAAACGCGGTGAAAGACTTTGTAAGCATCGCCAAAGAAAGTATCGAAATTTGGGAGAATCAGTGTGAAACATGA
- a CDS encoding MATE family efflux transporter, whose protein sequence is MKHDHKRTFESESIGKLLFKMALPATIGMIVNALYNLVDTIFVGHGVGAMGIAGLTIGLPVQALIGALGMTFGTGAASIISRRLGEKRPEDAAKTAVNAFGLAFIFSMIIMAIGEIFIDPLLILFGSSETILPFAREYMRVILMGSVFLSFAMVGNNIARAEGQPKIAMLTMVIGAGLNIILDPIFIFGLNMGIRGAAIATVISQFFSFAFIMRFMMTGKSHLPLKWKYIKPDLTLMREINILGMPTLARQGGMSLLALVMNNVLKHYGGDMGIATYGMINRLFMFTLMPIFGVVQGYQPIAGYSYGAKLVDRLREVNIKAFQTTCTMSFLSFLVLEVLAGFLIRMFTSNDELIRLAVPALRISSMGIGLLGLQVIGSTYFMSVGQAFPAFFLSLSRQFVFLIPLVLILPHFLGLKGIWIALPVADVLSVTLTMTWFTLSWQKTKQRLTMEAAAL, encoded by the coding sequence GTGAAACATGATCATAAAAGGACTTTTGAGTCCGAATCAATAGGTAAATTACTCTTTAAGATGGCCCTTCCCGCTACTATCGGGATGATCGTCAATGCCCTCTATAATCTGGTGGACACCATCTTTGTGGGTCATGGTGTCGGTGCCATGGGGATTGCAGGCCTGACCATAGGATTGCCCGTGCAGGCTCTGATCGGCGCCCTGGGAATGACCTTCGGTACAGGGGCGGCGTCCATCATCTCCCGCCGGCTGGGTGAAAAAAGACCGGAAGATGCAGCTAAAACGGCGGTAAATGCCTTTGGCCTGGCTTTCATTTTCAGCATGATCATCATGGCTATTGGAGAAATCTTCATTGATCCCCTGCTGATACTCTTCGGCTCCAGCGAGACGATCCTTCCCTTTGCCAGGGAGTATATGAGAGTCATCCTTATGGGATCTGTTTTCCTGTCTTTTGCCATGGTGGGGAATAATATTGCCAGGGCCGAGGGGCAGCCAAAGATTGCCATGCTGACCATGGTTATCGGAGCGGGTCTGAATATTATTCTGGACCCGATTTTTATCTTTGGCCTGAATATGGGCATTCGCGGAGCCGCCATCGCGACAGTCATCAGTCAGTTCTTTTCCTTTGCCTTTATTATGCGTTTTATGATGACCGGCAAGAGTCATCTTCCCCTCAAATGGAAATATATCAAGCCTGATCTCACACTCATGAGGGAGATCAACATTCTGGGGATGCCGACTCTGGCCCGACAGGGTGGAATGAGTCTGCTGGCCCTGGTCATGAACAATGTTCTCAAACACTACGGTGGAGACATGGGCATTGCGACTTACGGGATGATTAACCGTCTCTTCATGTTTACCCTGATGCCCATTTTTGGAGTCGTACAGGGGTATCAGCCCATTGCCGGCTACAGTTACGGTGCCAAACTGGTAGACCGCCTCAGAGAGGTGAACATCAAGGCTTTCCAGACAACCTGTACCATGTCCTTTCTCAGTTTTCTGGTTCTTGAAGTGCTGGCGGGATTTCTGATTCGCATGTTCACCAGCAATGATGAACTGATCCGCTTAGCCGTTCCTGCCCTGCGGATTTCTTCCATGGGCATTGGTCTACTGGGACTGCAGGTCATTGGTTCCACCTATTTCATGAGTGTGGGCCAGGCGTTTCCCGCCTTCTTTCTGAGCCTTTCAAGGCAGTTTGTGTTCCTGATTCCCCTGGTTCTCATTCTGCCCCATTTTCTGGGACTTAAAGGCATCTGGATTGCCCTTCCAGTGGCGGATGTCCTGTCTGTAACATTGACCATGACCTGGTTTACACTAAGCTGGCAGAAGACGAAGCAGCGGCTCACAATGGAGGCTGCTGCACTCTAA
- a CDS encoding Cof-type HAD-IIB family hydrolase: MSTVKLKNPGIVAVDLDGTLLKSDHTLSQRTIETLRVLEDQGSRVVISTGRSYEGMKHFKDQIGLKNPVICYNGAMIADGSTDSILHHWLLPADITRAAHQFAREMGFHFQVFQDGELYFEARGEEAEYYEASTGLKGHLTSFDDWENLEVTKALMILSPSREPKIYHELSAAESFFKVIYGVRLYCALSKPFYLEFINGKGSKGHALHQVGTDLHVPRESIVAFGDGFNDLEMLDYAGMSVAMSNAPEGVKERCTHETSLSNDEDGVADFIETYFLQENCRVLP; encoded by the coding sequence ATGAGTACAGTAAAATTAAAAAACCCTGGAATCGTCGCCGTTGATCTGGACGGAACACTCCTCAAGTCGGATCATACCCTCTCTCAGAGGACTATTGAGACCCTGAGAGTTCTGGAAGATCAGGGAAGCCGTGTTGTGATAAGCACAGGCCGGAGTTACGAGGGAATGAAACACTTCAAGGATCAGATCGGATTGAAGAATCCAGTTATCTGTTATAACGGGGCCATGATTGCCGATGGCTCTACGGATTCAATCCTCCACCACTGGCTTCTTCCTGCGGATATTACCAGGGCGGCTCATCAATTTGCCCGGGAAATGGGATTTCATTTTCAGGTTTTTCAGGATGGAGAGCTTTATTTTGAAGCCAGAGGAGAGGAGGCCGAATACTATGAAGCCTCTACAGGACTCAAGGGCCATCTCACTTCCTTTGATGACTGGGAGAATCTGGAAGTCACCAAGGCTTTGATGATCCTTTCTCCCTCAAGAGAACCGAAGATCTATCATGAGCTGTCTGCGGCCGAGTCATTTTTTAAGGTGATATACGGAGTAAGGCTATACTGTGCTCTCTCAAAACCTTTTTACCTGGAGTTCATTAATGGAAAGGGGTCTAAAGGGCATGCATTGCATCAGGTAGGCACGGATCTCCATGTTCCCCGTGAAAGTATTGTCGCCTTCGGTGACGGATTTAACGATTTGGAAATGCTGGATTACGCCGGAATGTCCGTAGCCATGTCCAATGCTCCCGAGGGAGTCAAGGAACGCTGTACTCATGAGACATCTCTAAGTAATGATGAAGATGGAGTCGCCGATTTTATCGAAACCTACTTTCTTCAGGAAAACTGTCGGGTCCTTCCATAA